TCCAACACCTTACCGGCTCCCAAAACGGTTCCGCACAACGGATCTGCTGCCAAAACCACGGGAACACCGGTCTCTTTTTGCAACAAAACATCTAAGTTTCGAAGCAAAGAGCCCCCCCCAGATAGGATTATACCCCGATCAACGATATCGGATGCAAGCTCTGGAGGTGTTCTTTCTAAACTCATGCGAACCGCTTCCGCAATCGCGGCGATGGGTTCACACATAGCTTCTCGAATTTCATCGCAACCGACTTCAATGGTCCGAGGCACTCCCGCAATGATGTCTCGACCTTTGACTTCCATCGTTCCCAAGCTGTCATCGGGAAACGCCGACCCCAATCGAATTTTAATCTGCTCAGCGGTTCTCTCCCCAATCAAGAGCGAATAACGCTTCTTAATGGCCGCGGTAATCGCGTCATCCAGGTTGTCTCCCCCAATTCGAACCGAATGGCTAAAAACAATTCCACCCAGTGAAATAACCGCCACCTCTGTCGTTCCACCGCCAATATCAACAATCATATTGCCATAAGGCTCTGTAATGGGCATCCCCGCGCCAATCGCTGCCGCCATGGGTTCTTCGATCAAAAAGACCTCTCCCGCGTTAGCCGCTTCCGCGGCTTCTTTGACGGCTCGCTTTTCTACTTCCGTAATTCCGACGGGAACTCCCACGACCACCCGAGGTCTTAGAAACGACATGCGCCCCAGAACTCGAGCAATAAAAGTCTTAAGCATTTCAGCCGTCGCATCAAAATCGGAGATGACGCCTTTTTGAACAGGACGAATGGCATTGATGGCGCTGGGAGTTCGGCCCAACATATCTTTCGCTTCGCGGCCTACGGCCACCACTCGATTCTTTCCCGAAATACGCTGATCCACCGCGACAACGCTTGGCTCGTTAATGACAATTCCACGTCCGTGAAGAAACAGAAGCGTATTTGAAGTTCCTAAATCAATCGCAATATCGCTGGAGAGCCAGCCGGTCAAAAAACGAGCCATCTTGATTATCCTTACTACTCTAGTTAGTATCGCTTTTGAATCAAAAAAGGAAAAAAAATGCTTGATCTGATGCGACAAAATTCAAACTCTTGGGCGACCGGCCTCCTCTTTGCCGTGATTATTTTTGTTTTTGCCATTAATTTCGGCCCGTGGGCAGGAAACCTTCAAGGTGAACTGAAATACGCGGCGGAAGTAAACGGCCATGTGATCACGTTTCAAGAATACCAAATGGCCTACGCGGCCCAAATTCGCTCCATTCAAGCTTTACAGCCTGATTTTAACCCCGATGACTCCCCGGAGCAAATTCTCAAAACCCTGGTTCTGGATCACTTAATCGCTAAAACCTTGCTGGCACAAACGGCAAAAAACCAAGGCTTCGTCGTCACAGACACTCAATTGGCCCATTTCATTCGCACTCATATTTTTGACAAAGCCCAGAAAATGGATCGCGAAACGTATCGGCGAGCCATCTACTCAAGTTACCATATGAGCGAAAATCAGTTTGAGTCTCAACTGAGGCAGGATTTAGCGTCGGAGCAATTGTCTCAGCTGATTCAATCAACCGTTCAATCTGAGCGCGGAGCTGCGTTTCTCGATGAATATGTTGCATTTCTCAGAAAAAAAGCTTCCGTTAAGATCTAAATACGACCTGCATTGACAGGTCTTTGCGATTTAACGATGATTTCTGGCATGCAGATTCAACGCGATGTACTGGCTTGTTCACTGGACGAGCTTAAGTTGCTCATGGTCGAACTGGACCAAAAGCCGTATCGGGCCAAACAATTGTTTGAAGCCTTGCATCAGCAATGGGTGATCGATCTGGAGCAAATTACCTGCTTCTCAAAAGAATTGCGCGAAAAACTAAGCCCGCTGGTCGATATCCCGAAGCTCACTATTGTCAAAGTCAAAGAAAGTTCGGATGGAACCCGGAAATACCAGATTCAAACGCACGATGGAAAACTCATTGAAAGTGTGTTTATCCCGAACGCCGCCACGGACGGACGCAACACACTTTGCATTTCCAGCCAAGTAGGATGTGCGATGGGCTGTAAGTTTTGTGCCACAGCTGCGCTGAAGCTGAGCCGGAATCTAACCGCTTCCGAAATTATTGGT
This region of Myxococcaceae bacterium genomic DNA includes:
- a CDS encoding rod shape-determining protein, with translation MARFLTGWLSSDIAIDLGTSNTLLFLHGRGIVINEPSVVAVDQRISGKNRVVAVGREAKDMLGRTPSAINAIRPVQKGVISDFDATAEMLKTFIARVLGRMSFLRPRVVVGVPVGITEVEKRAVKEAAEAANAGEVFLIEEPMAAAIGAGMPITEPYGNMIVDIGGGTTEVAVISLGGIVFSHSVRIGGDNLDDAITAAIKKRYSLLIGERTAEQIKIRLGSAFPDDSLGTMEVKGRDIIAGVPRTIEVGCDEIREAMCEPIAAIAEAVRMSLERTPPELASDIVDRGIILSGGGSLLRNLDVLLQKETGVPVVLAADPLCGTVLGAGKVLEELDRLKQVLTI
- a CDS encoding SurA N-terminal domain-containing protein, whose protein sequence is MLDLMRQNSNSWATGLLFAVIIFVFAINFGPWAGNLQGELKYAAEVNGHVITFQEYQMAYAAQIRSIQALQPDFNPDDSPEQILKTLVLDHLIAKTLLAQTAKNQGFVVTDTQLAHFIRTHIFDKAQKMDRETYRRAIYSSYHMSENQFESQLRQDLASEQLSQLIQSTVQSERGAAFLDEYVAFLRKKASVKI